Proteins encoded together in one Lathyrus oleraceus cultivar Zhongwan6 chromosome 5, CAAS_Psat_ZW6_1.0, whole genome shotgun sequence window:
- the LOC127082557 gene encoding pumilio homolog 1, whose amino-acid sequence MSDVAMRSLMKKGDYGEDVGVLRRQQQEANYGEDVGVLRRRQQEENDRENEVLRLRSGSAPPTVDGSSTAFKGLYGGSPVSYRGERGFGSEEELRADPAYANYYYMNANLNPRFPPPLVSKEDWRFSQRRMNGEGRRLNGEGGENVNGERSIFSMQAGGVNGKVDGAEWGGDDGLIGLTALGLGSRQRSIADIFPDEKNGASSASKHAHHLPGRNVFDDIAELTEAHFAQRHQSSDDLQSGGNHVGSASHSYASALGSSLSRSSTPDAQFIPRVSSPSIPPIGEGRSNATEKRSFNRQNSYNAASSNLNESVDLASALAGMNLSQNDVIGDEKSC is encoded by the exons ATGTCTGATGTTGCGATGAGATCGCTGATGAAGAAAGGTGATTACGGTGAAGATGTTGGTGTTCTGCGGCGGCAGCAACAAGAGGCAAATTACGGAGAAGATGTAGGTGTTTTGAGGCGGCGACAACAAGAGGAAAATGATAGAGAGAATGAAGTTTTAAGGCTGAGAAGCGGGTCTGCGCCGCCTACGGTGGATGGTTCTTCGACTGCGTTTAAGGGTTTGTATGGTGGTTCTCCGGTGAGTTATAGAGGTGAGAGAGGCTTTGGGAGTGAGGAGGAGCTTCGTGCTGATCCAGCTTACGCCAATTATTATTACATGAATGCGAATCTGAATCCGAGGTTTCCTCCGCCGTTAGTGTCGAAAGAAGATTGGCGGTTTTCGCAACGGCGGATGAATGGTGAAGGAAGGAGGTTGAATGGTGAAGGAGGTGAGAATGTGAATGGAGAAAGATCTATTTTTTCTATGCAGGCTGGCGGGGTTAATGGGAAGGTGGATGGTGCTGAATGGGGCGGCGACGATGGCTTGATTGGTTTGACGGCGCTAGGGCTTGGAAGTAGGCAGAGGAGCATTGCTGATATATTTCCG GATGAAAAGAATGGTGCATCATCTGCCTCCAAGCACGCTCACCATCTGCCTGGCCGTAATGTGTTTGATGACATTGCTGAACTTACGGAAGCCCATTTTGCTCAGAGGCATCAAAGTTCGGATGATTTGCAATCTGGCGGAAATCACGTTGGTTCGGCATCTCACTCTTACGCTTCTGCTTTAGGATCCTCTTTGTCAAGGAGCAGCACCCCTGACGCCCAATTCATACCTAGAGTTTCTAGTCCTTCAATCCCGCCTATTGGGGAGGGTAGGTCCAATGCAACAGAGAAAAGAAGTTTCAATCGTCAAAACTCATATAATGCTGCCTCGTCTAATTTAAACGAGTCGGTGGATCTCGCATCTGCTTTGGCTGGCATGAATCTCTCTCAAAATGATGTAATAGGCGACGAgaaat CATGTTGA